In Phragmites australis chromosome 24, lpPhrAust1.1, whole genome shotgun sequence, the following are encoded in one genomic region:
- the LOC133907676 gene encoding formate--tetrahydrofolate ligase-like — protein MPASRRRHSGRASRPPPSACARLWGRSLIKQVITGLRHPLQRPTFGIKGGAAGGGYSQVIPMDEFNLHLTGDIHAITAANNLLAAAIDTRIFHENSQSDKALFNRLCPPNKEGKRRFADVMLTRSDV, from the exons ATGCCGGCATCACGCCGACGCCACTCGGGGAGGGCAAGTCGACCACCACCGTCGGCCTGTGCCAGGCTCTGGGGGCGTTCCTTGATAAAACAG GTTATCACTGGCCTCCGTCACCCATTGCAACGGCCTACCTTTGGAATCAAGGGAGGTGCAGCTGGAGGTGGCTACAGCCAAGTTATACCCATGGATGAGTTCAATCTTCATCTGACTGGCGATATCCATGCAATTACAGCTGCAAACAATCTTCTGGCTGCTGCTATTGATACAAGGATCTTCCATGAAAATTCTCAGTCAGACAAAGCACTGTTCAACAGGTTGTGTCCACCAAACAAAGAAGGCAAGAGGCGCTTTGCTGATGTAATGCTCACTCGCTCAGATGTCTGA